The following proteins are encoded in a genomic region of Alistipes shahii WAL 8301:
- the gpmA gene encoding 2,3-diphosphoglycerate-dependent phosphoglycerate mutase, producing MKKIVLLRHGESVWNRENRFTGWTDVDLSEKGVAEAVKAGETLRKEGFHFGRAYTSYLKRAVKTLDVVLDRMDRDWIPVTKTWRLNEKHYGMLQGLNKRDTAEKYGDEQVYVWRRSYDVAPAPLPEDDPRNPRFDPRYAGIPDAALPRTESLKDTVARTMPYWECEILPALARHDELLVVAHGNSLRGIIKNLKGISDEAISEFNLPTAVPYVFEFDEGLGCVKDYFLGDPAEIASLMEAVANQGRRG from the coding sequence ATGAAAAAGATCGTTTTGCTCCGCCACGGCGAGAGCGTCTGGAACAGGGAAAACCGGTTCACGGGGTGGACCGATGTGGATTTGAGCGAGAAGGGCGTCGCCGAGGCCGTCAAGGCCGGGGAGACGCTCCGCAAGGAGGGTTTTCATTTCGGCCGCGCCTATACCTCCTATCTGAAACGGGCCGTGAAGACCCTCGACGTCGTGCTCGACAGGATGGACCGGGACTGGATTCCGGTGACGAAGACCTGGCGGCTCAACGAGAAGCACTACGGCATGCTTCAGGGATTGAACAAACGCGATACGGCCGAAAAATACGGTGACGAGCAGGTGTACGTCTGGCGCCGCAGCTACGACGTGGCTCCCGCGCCGCTTCCGGAGGACGATCCCCGCAATCCGCGCTTCGATCCCCGTTACGCCGGGATTCCCGACGCCGCGCTGCCCCGCACCGAGTCGTTGAAAGACACCGTGGCCCGCACGATGCCCTACTGGGAGTGCGAGATACTCCCGGCGCTGGCCCGCCACGACGAACTGCTGGTGGTGGCTCACGGCAACAGCCTGCGGGGCATCATCAAGAACCTGAAAGGGATTTCGGACGAGGCCATTTCGGAGTTCAACCTTCCGACTGCCGTGCCCTACGTCTTCGAATTCGACGAGGGGTTGGGCTGTGTGAAGGACTATTTCCTGGGCGACCCGGCCGAGATCGCCTCCCTGATGGAGGCCGTCGCCAATCAGGGCCGGCGGGGCTGA
- a CDS encoding efflux RND transporter permease subunit, which translates to MTLKHFIERPVLASVISIVIVIAGLIGLATLPVEQYPDIAPPTVMVRASYPGASAETIQKSVIVPLEQAINGVEDMTYMTSSAAVGSASVTVYFRQGTNADMAAVNVQNKVSRATGQLPSEVTQIGVTTMKRQTSMVKIFSLYSPDDSYDETFLSNYLKINVEPRIQRIRGVGEVFTLGADYSMRVWLKPDVMAQYKLIPSDVTAALAEQNIESATGTLGENSQNTFQYTMKYRGRHQTPEEFGEIVLLSKPDGTLLRLKDIADIELGSESYAYKGYTNGHPGVSTMIFQTAGSNATQVVNDVNALLDELQAELPKGIAVAHLQSVNDFLYASMKEVVKTLFEAILLVILVVYVFLQDIRSTLIPTVSILVALIGTFGFLAFAGFSINLLTLFALVLAIGTVVDDAIIVVEAVQARFDAGYKSSYMATIDAMSGITSAIVTSTLVFMAVFIPVAMMGGTSGVFYTQFGITMAVAVGLSAVNALTLSPALCAMILKPYLDENGEMRDNFAARFRKAFNTAFGALVNKYKHGVMLFIKHKWLMWSTLGLAIAALVLLMNTTKTGLVPDEDQGTIMVNVTTAPGSSLAETHKVMEQVSQRISGIPQIRDYMQVAGYGMIAGQGSSYGMAIIKLKDWDERPNKEDDVNAVIGQIYGRTADIKDAQIFAVAPPMISGYGTSTGFSMHLQDKTGGDLTEFYNIYLQFIGALNQRPEIARAYSTFNINFPQYMVDIDAAKAKRAGISPTSILSTLAGYYGGQYVSNINRFSKMYYVTMQADPKYRLDTESLNNVYVRSSSGEMAPLGQFVNLTRVYSSEVLNRFNMYSSIAVNGTAADGYSSGDAIRAIQETAAQVLPKGYGYEFDGITREEAQTGSNTVIIFGICILLIYLILSALYESFLIPFAVILSVPCGLMGSFLLAKIMGLENNIYLQTGIIMLIGLLSKTAILITEYAADRRAAGMSLSQAAVSAAKARLRPILMTVLTCVFGMIPLVLSHGVGANGNSTLGAGVIGGMIVGTLALLFLVPTLFIVFQTLQEKVKPLEFDPDPQWAVRAELEECKNEKEEE; encoded by the coding sequence ATGACACTCAAGCATTTCATAGAACGACCCGTATTGGCGTCGGTCATATCAATCGTAATCGTAATCGCCGGTCTGATCGGTCTGGCGACACTGCCCGTCGAGCAGTATCCCGACATCGCGCCCCCGACGGTCATGGTGCGCGCCTCCTATCCGGGAGCCAGCGCCGAAACGATTCAGAAGTCGGTCATCGTACCGCTCGAACAGGCCATCAACGGTGTGGAGGACATGACCTACATGACCTCCAGCGCAGCCGTCGGCAGCGCCTCCGTGACGGTCTATTTCCGCCAGGGAACCAACGCCGACATGGCGGCCGTCAACGTGCAGAACAAAGTGTCGCGCGCCACCGGCCAGCTTCCTTCCGAGGTCACGCAGATCGGTGTGACGACCATGAAACGCCAGACCTCGATGGTCAAGATCTTCTCGCTGTACAGCCCCGACGACTCCTACGACGAGACCTTCCTGTCGAACTACCTGAAGATCAACGTCGAGCCGCGTATCCAGCGTATCCGCGGCGTCGGCGAGGTGTTCACCCTCGGCGCCGACTACTCGATGCGCGTCTGGCTGAAACCCGACGTAATGGCCCAGTACAAGCTCATCCCGTCGGACGTGACGGCGGCGCTGGCCGAACAGAACATCGAGTCGGCGACCGGTACGCTGGGCGAGAACTCCCAGAACACGTTCCAGTACACGATGAAATACCGCGGACGCCACCAGACGCCCGAAGAGTTCGGTGAAATCGTGCTGCTCTCGAAGCCCGACGGCACGCTCCTGCGTCTGAAGGACATCGCCGACATCGAACTGGGCAGCGAATCCTACGCTTACAAAGGTTACACCAACGGCCATCCGGGCGTCAGCACGATGATCTTCCAGACGGCCGGTTCGAACGCCACGCAGGTCGTGAACGACGTCAACGCCCTGCTCGACGAATTGCAGGCCGAACTGCCGAAAGGCATCGCCGTCGCACACCTCCAGAGCGTGAACGACTTCCTCTACGCCTCGATGAAAGAGGTGGTCAAGACCCTGTTCGAGGCCATCCTCCTCGTGATCCTGGTCGTGTACGTCTTCCTGCAGGACATCCGCTCGACGCTCATCCCCACGGTGTCGATTCTCGTGGCGCTGATCGGAACCTTCGGCTTCCTCGCATTCGCCGGATTCTCGATCAACCTGCTGACCCTCTTCGCGCTGGTTCTTGCGATCGGTACGGTCGTCGACGACGCCATCATCGTCGTCGAAGCCGTGCAGGCACGCTTCGACGCGGGCTACAAATCCTCCTACATGGCGACCATCGACGCCATGTCGGGTATCACGTCGGCCATCGTGACCTCGACGCTGGTCTTCATGGCCGTGTTCATCCCCGTCGCCATGATGGGCGGAACGTCGGGCGTCTTCTACACGCAGTTCGGTATCACGATGGCCGTGGCCGTGGGTCTTTCGGCCGTCAACGCCCTTACGCTGTCGCCGGCGCTCTGCGCCATGATCCTGAAGCCGTACCTCGACGAGAACGGCGAGATGCGCGACAACTTCGCGGCGCGTTTCCGCAAGGCCTTCAACACGGCATTCGGAGCCTTGGTCAACAAGTACAAGCACGGCGTGATGCTCTTCATCAAGCACAAGTGGCTGATGTGGTCGACGCTCGGCCTGGCCATCGCGGCGCTGGTTCTGCTGATGAACACCACCAAGACGGGTCTGGTTCCCGACGAGGACCAGGGTACAATCATGGTCAACGTCACCACGGCCCCGGGTTCCTCGCTCGCCGAGACCCACAAGGTCATGGAGCAGGTTTCGCAGCGCATCAGCGGCATTCCGCAGATTCGCGACTACATGCAGGTGGCCGGCTACGGCATGATCGCCGGACAGGGTTCGTCGTACGGTATGGCCATCATCAAACTCAAGGACTGGGACGAGCGTCCGAACAAGGAGGATGACGTGAACGCCGTCATCGGCCAGATTTACGGCCGCACCGCCGACATCAAGGACGCACAGATCTTCGCCGTGGCTCCGCCGATGATCTCGGGTTACGGAACCTCGACCGGTTTCTCCATGCACCTGCAGGACAAGACCGGCGGCGACCTGACCGAATTCTACAATATTTACCTGCAATTCATCGGCGCGCTGAACCAGCGTCCGGAGATCGCCCGCGCATACTCGACCTTCAACATCAACTTCCCGCAGTACATGGTGGACATCGACGCGGCGAAGGCCAAGCGTGCCGGCATATCGCCGACCTCGATCCTCTCGACGCTGGCAGGCTACTACGGCGGCCAGTATGTTTCGAACATCAACCGGTTCTCGAAAATGTACTATGTGACGATGCAGGCCGATCCGAAATACCGTCTCGACACCGAGTCGCTCAACAACGTCTACGTGCGTTCGAGCAGCGGCGAGATGGCTCCCCTGGGCCAGTTCGTAAATCTGACGAGGGTTTACAGCTCCGAGGTGCTGAACCGCTTCAACATGTACAGTTCGATCGCCGTGAACGGTACGGCCGCCGACGGTTATTCGTCGGGCGACGCCATCCGGGCCATTCAGGAAACGGCCGCGCAGGTGCTTCCGAAGGGCTACGGTTACGAGTTCGACGGCATCACGCGCGAGGAGGCCCAGACGGGCAGCAACACGGTCATCATCTTCGGTATCTGTATCCTGCTGATCTACCTCATCCTGAGCGCGCTGTACGAGAGTTTCCTCATTCCGTTCGCCGTCATTCTGTCGGTTCCGTGCGGTCTGATGGGTTCGTTCCTGCTCGCCAAGATAATGGGACTGGAGAACAACATCTACCTCCAGACGGGTATCATCATGCTGATCGGTCTGTTGTCGAAAACGGCCATCCTGATCACGGAGTACGCCGCCGACCGCCGCGCCGCGGGCATGAGCCTCTCGCAGGCCGCCGTGTCGGCCGCCAAAGCCCGTCTGCGTCCCATTCTGATGACCGTCCTCACCTGCGTGTTCGGTATGATCCCGCTGGTGCTCTCGCACGGCGTAGGCGCAAACGGCAACTCGACCCTCGGTGCAGGTGTCATCGGCGGTATGATCGTAGGTACGCTGGCGCTGCTGTTCCTCGTGCCGACGCTGTTCATCGTCTTCCAGACGTTGCAGGAGAAAGTCAAGCCCCTGGAATTCGATCCCGATCCGCAGTGGGCCGTGCGCGCCGAACTGGAAGAGTGTAAAAACGAGAAAGAGGAGGAGTAA
- a CDS encoding efflux RND transporter periplasmic adaptor subunit: MKQTFVKAAVLACCMAAVGCKQAPMTMGPGEYAVMTIATTDREIPSNYSATIRGRQDIAIYPQVSGTISQLCVNEGQKVAKGQTLFIIDQVPYKAALQTAEANVEAAKAGVATAQLTYDSKKELFARNVVSQFDLSTANNNLLTAKAQLAQAEAQRVNAANNLSYTVVKAPTDGVVGTLPYRVGALVSASISQPLTTVSDNSEMYVYFSMTENQLLALTRQYGSIAETLKSMPGVQLQLSDGSTYDQTGRVESISGVIDTSTGSVSLRAAFPNPNGLLHSGGAGNVILPSIYKDCIAIPQAATFELQDKVYVYKVVDGKAASAMIDVEKISNGREYIARAGLVPGDVIVAEGVGLLREGTPIVPKGQAAAAAAAAPATDESAAQTQTEKEE; the protein is encoded by the coding sequence ATGAAGCAAACATTTGTGAAAGCTGCCGTTTTGGCATGCTGCATGGCGGCCGTCGGATGCAAACAGGCTCCGATGACAATGGGCCCCGGCGAATACGCCGTAATGACCATCGCCACCACCGACCGGGAAATCCCGAGCAACTACTCGGCGACGATCCGCGGCCGTCAGGACATCGCAATCTATCCGCAGGTTTCGGGAACGATCTCACAGCTCTGCGTCAACGAAGGTCAGAAAGTCGCCAAGGGACAGACCCTTTTCATCATCGACCAGGTTCCCTACAAAGCCGCCTTGCAGACCGCCGAAGCCAACGTCGAGGCCGCCAAAGCCGGCGTGGCCACCGCACAGCTCACCTACGACAGCAAGAAGGAGCTTTTCGCCCGCAACGTCGTTTCGCAGTTCGACCTCTCGACGGCCAACAACAACCTGCTGACGGCCAAGGCCCAGCTCGCACAGGCCGAGGCACAGCGCGTGAACGCCGCCAACAACCTCTCCTACACGGTCGTGAAGGCTCCGACCGACGGCGTGGTGGGAACGCTGCCGTACCGCGTCGGCGCGCTGGTGAGCGCTTCGATCTCGCAGCCGCTGACCACCGTGTCGGACAACTCGGAGATGTACGTCTACTTCTCGATGACCGAAAACCAGCTCCTGGCCCTGACACGCCAGTACGGCTCGATCGCCGAAACGCTCAAGAGCATGCCGGGCGTACAGTTGCAGCTCAGCGACGGTTCGACCTACGACCAGACGGGCCGCGTGGAGTCGATCAGCGGCGTCATCGACACCTCGACGGGCAGCGTGTCGCTGCGCGCGGCGTTCCCCAACCCGAACGGGCTGCTGCACAGCGGCGGCGCGGGCAACGTCATCCTGCCGAGCATCTACAAGGATTGCATCGCCATTCCGCAGGCCGCGACGTTCGAACTCCAGGACAAAGTATATGTATATAAAGTGGTGGACGGCAAGGCCGCTTCGGCGATGATCGACGTCGAGAAGATCTCGAACGGCCGCGAGTATATAGCACGCGCGGGACTCGTGCCGGGCGACGTGATCGTTGCCGAAGGCGTGGGTCTGCTGCGCGAAGGCACGCCCATCGTTCCGAAGGGTCAGGCCGCAGCAGCCGCTGCCGCAGCTCCCGCAACCGACGAGTCCGCCGCTCAAACCCAAACCGAGAAGGAGGAATAA
- a CDS encoding cupin domain-containing carboxymuconolactone decarboxylase family protein gives MEIPKKVSPFPVGDKLPEQFSKYFVGQAWLAPLTDDKRLNAPVSNVTFSPGCRNNWHSHTGGQLLIAVGGQGYYQEKGRPARALLPGDIVEIAPDVVHWHGAAPDSWFSHLAVACNPATNENTWLEPVDDAQYAAATASVPAPASRLGEDARRRLAELFPGGIPELGDADPELFEIFGNFALGEVTAYGQLDTRTRMLCILASNIASQGRTAYRTTLEGALNAGVTPVEVKETLYQAVPYVGMAKVADFVGITNEVLEARGVTLPLAGQSTTSPADRFEKGLAVQRSIFGAERIDGMREAAPANQKHIQRYLSDNCFGDFLTRGGLDVKMRELLTFSMLVSLGGCESQVKGHIAGNANIGNDKATLLAVVTQLLPYIGYPRTLNGIACLNEVLPEK, from the coding sequence ATGGAAATACCGAAAAAAGTCAGCCCGTTTCCCGTGGGCGACAAACTGCCGGAACAGTTTTCGAAGTACTTTGTCGGGCAGGCCTGGCTCGCTCCGCTGACGGACGACAAGCGGCTGAACGCGCCCGTGTCGAACGTCACCTTTTCGCCCGGATGCCGCAACAACTGGCACAGCCATACGGGCGGCCAGCTCCTGATAGCCGTCGGGGGCCAGGGCTATTATCAGGAGAAGGGCCGTCCGGCCCGGGCGTTGCTTCCGGGCGACATCGTGGAGATCGCGCCCGACGTGGTCCACTGGCACGGCGCGGCTCCCGACAGCTGGTTCTCGCATCTGGCCGTCGCGTGCAATCCCGCGACCAACGAGAACACATGGCTCGAACCGGTCGACGACGCGCAATATGCGGCAGCGACGGCTTCCGTCCCGGCTCCGGCCTCCCGCCTGGGCGAAGACGCCCGACGCCGCCTGGCCGAATTGTTTCCGGGCGGAATACCGGAACTTGGGGATGCGGACCCCGAATTATTTGAAATTTTTGGTAACTTTGCGCTCGGCGAAGTGACCGCCTACGGCCAGCTCGACACGCGGACGCGCATGCTGTGCATCCTGGCCTCGAACATCGCCTCGCAGGGCCGGACCGCCTACCGGACGACGCTCGAAGGCGCGCTGAACGCCGGAGTGACGCCCGTCGAGGTGAAAGAGACGCTTTATCAGGCCGTTCCCTACGTCGGCATGGCGAAGGTCGCCGACTTCGTAGGGATTACCAACGAGGTGCTGGAGGCGCGCGGCGTGACGCTGCCGCTTGCGGGGCAGTCGACGACCTCGCCCGCGGACCGCTTCGAAAAGGGGCTGGCGGTGCAGCGGTCGATTTTCGGCGCGGAGCGTATCGACGGGATGCGCGAAGCGGCCCCCGCGAACCAGAAGCACATCCAGCGTTACCTGTCGGACAACTGCTTCGGCGATTTCCTGACCCGCGGAGGCCTGGACGTGAAGATGCGCGAGCTGCTGACCTTCTCGATGCTCGTCTCGCTCGGGGGCTGCGAATCGCAGGTGAAGGGCCACATCGCCGGAAATGCGAACATAGGCAACGACAAGGCCACCCTGCTGGCCGTCGTGACCCAGTTGCTGCCCTATATCGGTTATCCCCGCACGCTGAACGGCATTGCGTGCCTGAACGAAGTTTTGCCGGAAAAATAA
- a CDS encoding 2-hydroxyacid dehydrogenase, giving the protein MKITLFGTQPYDRESFDRIRDTYGFDICYHRSLLNANNVALAQGSDAVCIFVNDTADAGTIRQLAGMGVKLIALRCAGFNNVDLNAAARYGIPVVRVPAYSPHAVAEHAVALMLALNRKIHRAYWRTRDGNFSLHGLMGFDMYGKTAGIVGTGRIARELIRILKGFGMEVVANDLFPDPQYAAEAGIAYVPLDELYARADIVSLHCPLTDRTRYMIGDAAISRMKPGVILINTGRGQLIHTEALIDGLKEKKIGAAGLDVYEEEAGYFYEDTSDRIMDDDVLARLLSFNNVIVTSHQGFFTREAVDNIARTTMQNIKDFSECRRLENEVRAEPENAVGQL; this is encoded by the coding sequence ATGAAAATAACGCTATTCGGCACGCAGCCCTACGACCGGGAGTCGTTCGACCGCATCCGCGACACCTACGGGTTCGACATCTGCTACCACCGCAGCCTCCTGAACGCCAATAACGTGGCCCTTGCGCAGGGTTCCGATGCGGTCTGCATCTTCGTCAACGACACGGCCGACGCCGGGACCATCCGCCAGTTGGCCGGGATGGGCGTGAAGCTGATCGCGCTGCGCTGTGCGGGCTTCAACAACGTCGACCTGAACGCCGCGGCCCGTTACGGGATTCCCGTGGTGCGGGTTCCGGCCTATTCGCCGCACGCCGTGGCGGAACACGCCGTGGCGCTGATGCTGGCGCTCAACCGCAAGATACACCGCGCCTACTGGCGCACGCGCGACGGCAACTTCTCGCTCCACGGGCTGATGGGCTTCGACATGTACGGCAAGACCGCAGGGATCGTCGGCACGGGCAGGATCGCCCGCGAGCTGATCCGCATTCTCAAGGGGTTCGGCATGGAGGTCGTGGCCAACGATCTGTTTCCCGATCCGCAGTACGCCGCGGAGGCGGGCATCGCCTACGTGCCGCTCGACGAGCTTTACGCCCGTGCGGACATCGTTTCGCTCCACTGTCCGCTGACCGACCGGACGCGCTACATGATCGGCGACGCGGCCATTTCGCGCATGAAACCGGGCGTGATCCTCATCAACACGGGCCGCGGTCAGCTGATCCATACCGAGGCGCTGATCGACGGACTGAAAGAGAAGAAGATCGGCGCTGCCGGACTGGACGTATACGAGGAGGAGGCCGGGTACTTCTACGAGGACACTTCCGACCGCATCATGGACGACGACGTGCTGGCGCGCCTGCTGTCGTTCAACAACGTGATCGTCACCTCGCATCAGGGCTTCTTCACACGTGAAGCAGTGGATAATATAGCACGCACCACGATGCAGAACATCAAGGACTTCAGCGAATGCCGGCGTCTGGAGAACGAGGTGCGCGCCGAACCGGAAAACGCAGTCGGACAGTTATGA
- a CDS encoding AraC family transcriptional regulator, whose protein sequence is MPQVNPLITTPEEQFVVGESDFAFFGNYACRVEGGAILFCRSGSADATVNQYQGQVRRNTMVLLLPGSIFMLTDRTEDFRAAYCSFSRDLFSEAAFRMDPSFFHALRERPISHPPQRIVEGASIWLQMAAYTYRDRGNVFRNTIIKNRLQNLLLESYDKMQRFAARQHRVPETTTRQSELFHRFVALVHEHCAQEREVSFYADKLCISTRYLSTIVRSVAHSSAKEFIDRSVMLEIKMMLQSTDLSVQEIAYRLRFPDQSYLGRFFKKHAGESPTEYRNNKK, encoded by the coding sequence ATGCCACAGGTCAATCCGCTAATCACCACTCCCGAGGAGCAATTTGTTGTGGGCGAATCCGATTTCGCCTTTTTCGGCAATTACGCCTGCCGTGTGGAAGGAGGTGCGATTCTCTTCTGTCGCAGCGGCAGCGCCGACGCCACCGTCAACCAGTACCAGGGGCAGGTGCGCCGCAATACGATGGTGCTGCTGCTGCCCGGATCGATCTTCATGCTCACCGACCGCACGGAGGATTTCAGGGCGGCCTACTGCTCGTTTTCGCGGGATCTCTTTTCCGAGGCGGCCTTCCGGATGGACCCTTCGTTTTTCCACGCCCTGCGCGAGCGTCCGATCTCCCATCCGCCCCAGCGGATCGTCGAGGGGGCTTCGATCTGGCTCCAGATGGCGGCCTACACCTACCGCGACCGCGGCAACGTGTTCCGCAATACGATCATCAAGAACCGTTTGCAGAATCTGCTGCTGGAGAGTTACGACAAGATGCAGCGTTTCGCAGCCCGGCAGCACCGCGTGCCGGAGACGACCACGCGGCAGTCGGAGCTGTTCCACCGTTTCGTCGCTCTCGTGCACGAGCATTGCGCCCAGGAGCGCGAAGTGTCGTTTTACGCCGACAAACTCTGCATTTCGACCCGTTACCTGTCGACCATCGTGCGCAGCGTGGCGCACAGTTCGGCCAAGGAGTTCATCGACCGTTCGGTGATGCTGGAGATCAAGATGATGCTCCAGTCGACCGACCTTTCGGTGCAGGAGATCGCCTACCGGCTCCGGTTTCCCGACCAGTCCTACCTCGGGCGTTTTTTCAAGAAGCACGCGGGGGAATCGCCCACCGAGTACCGCAACAACAAAAAATAG
- a CDS encoding class I fructose-bisphosphate aldolase, producing MSKTVEILGEQAGYYLSHVCRTIDKKSLYLPGPDTVDRIWAESDRSVRTLGSLQWILSNGRLGGTGYVSILPVDQGIEHSAGASFAPNPAYFDPENIVRLAVEGGCNAVASTFGVLGAVARKYAHKIPFIVKINHNELLSYPNTYDQVLFGTVRDAWNMGAAAVGATIYFGSPESRRQLVEIARAFDLAHELGMATILWCYLRNEGFRKEGADYHASADLTGQADHLGVTIKADIVKQKLPSNNGGFRAVGFGKTSDKVYTELTSDHPIDLCRYQVANGYMGRVGLINSGGESRGASDLQEAVTTAVINKRAGGMGLISGRKAFQRPMKDGIALLHAIQDVYLDDEVTIA from the coding sequence ATGAGCAAGACAGTTGAAATTTTAGGGGAGCAGGCCGGCTACTACCTCTCCCACGTATGCCGCACCATCGACAAAAAGTCGTTGTACCTGCCGGGACCCGACACCGTGGACCGCATCTGGGCCGAATCCGACCGCAGCGTCCGTACGCTGGGCAGCCTGCAATGGATTCTCTCCAACGGACGGCTGGGCGGCACGGGCTATGTCTCGATCCTGCCCGTGGATCAGGGCATCGAGCACTCCGCGGGGGCTTCGTTCGCCCCGAACCCCGCCTATTTCGATCCGGAAAACATCGTCAGACTCGCCGTCGAGGGCGGTTGCAATGCCGTCGCCTCGACTTTCGGCGTGCTGGGAGCCGTGGCGCGCAAATACGCGCACAAAATCCCCTTCATCGTCAAAATCAACCACAACGAGCTGCTGTCCTACCCCAACACCTACGACCAGGTGTTGTTCGGCACGGTGCGCGATGCCTGGAACATGGGCGCCGCAGCCGTCGGGGCCACGATTTACTTCGGTTCGCCGGAGAGCCGCCGGCAGCTGGTCGAGATCGCCCGCGCGTTCGACCTGGCGCACGAACTGGGCATGGCGACGATCCTGTGGTGCTACCTGCGCAACGAGGGTTTCAGGAAGGAGGGTGCCGACTACCACGCTTCGGCCGATCTCACGGGGCAGGCCGACCACCTCGGTGTGACGATCAAGGCCGACATCGTGAAACAGAAACTCCCGTCGAACAACGGCGGTTTCCGGGCCGTCGGCTTCGGCAAGACCAGCGACAAGGTCTACACGGAGCTGACTTCGGACCACCCCATCGACCTCTGCCGCTATCAGGTGGCCAACGGCTATATGGGCCGCGTGGGCCTGATCAACTCGGGCGGCGAGTCGCGCGGGGCCTCGGACTTGCAGGAGGCCGTCACCACGGCCGTGATCAACAAGCGCGCCGGGGGCATGGGGCTTATCAGCGGCCGCAAGGCCTTCCAGCGTCCGATGAAGGACGGCATCGCCCTGCTGCACGCCATTCAGGACGTTTACCTCGACGACGAAGTGACCATCGCATAA
- a CDS encoding aldo/keto reductase, which translates to MEYVKLNNGVEMPVLGFGVYQISDPEVCERAVGDALKIGYRSIDTAAAYGNEEAVGRAVRRSGVPREELFITTKLWISDAGYEPARKAFEESMSKLGLDYLDLYLIHQPYGDVYGSWRAMEELYREGRIRAIGVSNFYPDRLQDLILHNEVAPAVNQVETHPFHQQTAAAEFMRTKGVQIESWAPFAEGKNGLFSNEVLLAVAARYKKTVAQVVLRWLIQRGVVCIPKSVHAERIAENFDVFGFALDAEDMAVIASLDRPESSFLDHRDPETVEWLSNLH; encoded by the coding sequence ATGGAATACGTAAAATTGAACAACGGCGTCGAAATGCCGGTCCTCGGCTTCGGCGTTTATCAGATTTCGGACCCGGAGGTTTGCGAACGGGCGGTCGGCGACGCCCTGAAGATCGGTTACCGTTCGATCGACACCGCCGCGGCCTATGGTAACGAGGAGGCCGTGGGACGTGCCGTCCGTCGCAGCGGCGTTCCCCGCGAAGAGCTGTTCATCACCACGAAACTGTGGATCAGCGACGCGGGTTATGAGCCTGCCAGAAAGGCGTTCGAGGAGTCGATGTCGAAGCTGGGGCTGGACTATCTGGACCTCTATCTGATCCACCAGCCTTACGGCGACGTCTACGGTTCGTGGCGCGCCATGGAGGAGCTTTACCGCGAGGGCCGCATCCGCGCCATCGGTGTGTCTAACTTCTACCCCGACCGCCTTCAGGACCTGATTCTGCACAACGAGGTCGCGCCGGCGGTCAATCAGGTCGAAACCCATCCGTTCCACCAGCAGACCGCCGCCGCGGAGTTCATGCGCACGAAGGGCGTGCAGATCGAGTCGTGGGCGCCTTTCGCCGAGGGCAAGAACGGGCTGTTCTCGAACGAAGTCCTGCTGGCGGTCGCTGCCCGGTACAAAAAGACGGTGGCGCAGGTGGTGCTGCGCTGGCTGATTCAGCGCGGTGTGGTCTGCATTCCCAAGTCTGTGCACGCGGAGCGCATCGCGGAGAATTTCGACGTGTTCGGCTTCGCGCTCGACGCCGAGGACATGGCCGTGATCGCCTCGCTGGACCGTCCGGAGAGCAGTTTTCTGGATCACCGCGATCCCGAAACGGTTGAATGGTTGAGTAATTTGCATTGA